The following proteins are encoded in a genomic region of Streptomyces collinus Tu 365:
- a CDS encoding glycoside hydrolase domain-containing protein: protein MAGHRQSKKRRYVTWAVVGAAVAAGAGIAAQTSMAATAWPAQKTFTGRTFDTCTAPSQSTMKAWHTGFYGAAAVYVGGRNRGCAQPNLTSSWVKYVSGLGWKLIPLYVGAQPPCQSGSNPEKLTASTAASLGATDAADAVAKASALGMKAGSAIYLDMEAYDSTNTSCNNAVLTYVRAFDKGLHAKTYRAGYYGFTSSSAKAIATASDKTDLPGNLWYALWDKENTTTTDWPWGATQFTDHSRAHQYMVNSKEAHGGVTLTVDRDAWDAPVAVTG, encoded by the coding sequence ATGGCCGGCCATCGCCAGTCGAAGAAGCGCAGATACGTCACGTGGGCGGTGGTCGGGGCGGCGGTCGCCGCCGGCGCCGGCATCGCGGCACAGACCTCCATGGCGGCCACGGCCTGGCCGGCGCAGAAGACCTTCACCGGCCGCACCTTCGACACCTGCACCGCGCCCTCCCAGTCCACGATGAAGGCCTGGCACACCGGCTTCTACGGCGCCGCCGCCGTCTACGTGGGCGGCAGGAACCGCGGCTGCGCCCAGCCCAACCTGACCTCCTCCTGGGTGAAGTACGTCAGCGGGCTCGGCTGGAAGCTCATCCCGCTCTACGTCGGCGCCCAGCCGCCCTGCCAGTCCGGCTCCAACCCGGAGAAGCTGACCGCCTCCACCGCGGCCTCCCTCGGCGCCACGGACGCCGCCGACGCCGTGGCCAAGGCATCCGCGCTCGGCATGAAGGCGGGCAGCGCCATCTACCTCGACATGGAGGCGTACGACAGCACGAACACGTCGTGCAACAACGCCGTGCTGACCTACGTGCGCGCCTTCGACAAGGGCCTGCACGCCAAGACGTACCGCGCCGGCTACTACGGCTTCACCAGCTCCAGCGCCAAGGCGATCGCCACCGCGTCGGACAAGACGGACCTGCCGGGCAACCTCTGGTACGCGCTGTGGGACAAGGAGAACACCACCACCACGGACTGGCCGTGGGGCGCGACCCAGTTCACCGACCACAGCCGGGCCCACCAGTACATGGTCAACAGCAAGGAGGCGCACGGCGGTGTGACGCTCACGGTCGACCGTGACGCGTGGGACGCGCCG
- a CDS encoding serine/threonine-protein kinase, whose translation MSTLIGQGGMGQVWTAYDQRLDRRVAVKLLRPDKVAGQEADELRRRFVRECRVTAQVDHPGLVTVHDAGSEGEELFLVMQYVDGADLSDHLAEHDPYPWQWSVAVAAQLCAVLSAVHAVPIVHRDLKPRNVMVKQDGTVTVLDLGVASVMDTDTTRLTHTGSPIGSPAYMAPEQAMGGAVGPYTDLYALGVLLHELLSGEVPFAGSTALGVLHRHLYEPPVPVRRIRPEVPEALEALVLRLLSKDPQHRPASAQEVYEHLELLLPARGMPTGAPLDPTRPFLRPHAPWPDRARTPAPQPAPVAPAPAVTGKPDVAAAVDEVKRLLGEGRITQAVDILGAILPTAAEQHGEHSPVVRTLRKQYAATLMDDGQYRRALPELRRLADERAAEAGQADPQSLRYRYEAAQCLEQLGEPAAALAEYRALLPYYENQYVSGDPQLAHDVRRRIGHLLLAVGDRPAAHDTLARLLVDVERFQGPGHPLAGEIRRTLQWLGQVRG comes from the coding sequence TTGTCCACCCTCATCGGCCAGGGCGGCATGGGCCAGGTCTGGACGGCGTACGACCAGCGGCTCGACCGGCGCGTCGCGGTGAAGCTGCTGCGCCCCGACAAGGTGGCCGGCCAGGAGGCCGACGAACTGCGCCGCCGGTTCGTGCGCGAGTGCCGGGTCACCGCGCAGGTCGACCACCCCGGGCTGGTCACCGTGCACGACGCCGGCAGCGAGGGCGAGGAGCTGTTCCTCGTCATGCAGTACGTCGACGGCGCCGACCTCTCCGACCACCTCGCCGAGCACGACCCCTACCCGTGGCAGTGGTCGGTCGCCGTGGCCGCGCAGCTCTGCGCCGTGCTCAGCGCCGTGCACGCGGTGCCGATCGTGCACCGCGACCTCAAGCCGCGGAACGTGATGGTCAAGCAGGACGGCACCGTCACCGTCCTCGACCTGGGCGTGGCCTCCGTGATGGACACCGACACCACGCGCCTGACCCACACCGGCTCACCCATCGGCTCGCCCGCCTACATGGCGCCCGAGCAGGCGATGGGCGGCGCCGTCGGCCCGTACACCGACCTGTACGCGCTCGGCGTGCTGCTGCACGAACTGCTCAGCGGCGAGGTGCCGTTCGCCGGTTCCACGGCGCTCGGCGTGCTGCACCGGCACCTGTACGAGCCGCCGGTGCCCGTGCGCCGCATCCGCCCGGAGGTCCCCGAGGCCCTGGAGGCGCTCGTGCTGCGCCTGCTCTCCAAGGACCCGCAGCACCGGCCGGCCTCCGCGCAGGAGGTCTACGAGCACCTCGAACTGCTGCTGCCCGCACGGGGCATGCCGACCGGCGCGCCCCTGGACCCCACCCGCCCCTTCCTGCGCCCGCACGCCCCCTGGCCGGACCGCGCCCGGACGCCCGCGCCGCAGCCCGCACCCGTCGCGCCCGCACCGGCGGTGACCGGCAAGCCCGACGTGGCCGCCGCCGTCGACGAGGTCAAGCGGCTGCTCGGCGAGGGCCGGATCACCCAGGCCGTGGACATCCTCGGCGCCATCCTGCCGACCGCGGCCGAGCAGCACGGCGAGCACTCCCCGGTGGTGCGCACCCTGCGCAAGCAGTACGCGGCCACCCTCATGGACGACGGCCAGTACCGGCGCGCGCTGCCCGAGCTGCGCCGGCTGGCCGACGAGCGCGCCGCCGAGGCCGGCCAGGCCGACCCGCAGTCCCTGCGCTACCGCTACGAGGCGGCCCAGTGCCTGGAGCAGCTCGGCGAACCGGCGGCCGCGCTCGCCGAGTACCGCGCCCTGCTGCCGTACTACGAGAACCAGTACGTCTCCGGGGACCCGCAGCTCGCGCACGACGTCCGGCGCCGCATCGGCCACCTGCTGCTCGCCGTCGGGGACCGGCCCGCCGCCCACGACACGCTCGCGCGGCTGCTGGTGGACGTCGAGCGCTTCCAGGGCCCCGGCCACCCGCTGGCCGGGGAGATCCGCCGCACCCTGCAGTGGCTGGGGCAGGTGCGCGGCTAG
- a CDS encoding N-6 DNA methylase — MQDNATEVTAAGIARLAGVGRAAVSNWRRRHADFPKPVGGTETSPSFALAEVEAWLRRQGKLAEVPLRERVWQQLAGHPEGPVTALAYTGCVLLLIHERPTVWLDVSAGSDERLAELLPGALEQVLTPRFGAPNASGVHTGGGGVHTGEAGAPSPARGGGPAVNTGQTPPASPAHAATAPAASPAHAVTPEHTATPAPAAVPAAPGATPPAPATPAAPAPAAPAPAIPVPAGDRLLASAPLLRGAAELAAGTGARQTFEFLLGRHLDANPRQYTLTPAELARLMADLAGPARTVLDPACGTGALLRAVDPRPDQELYAQDSSADLAALTALRLALRSRATVRAAAGDTLRGDAHPGLRADAVLCHPPFNERNWGHDELAYDPRWEYGFPARTESELAWVQHALARLADEGTAVLLMPPAAASRRSGRRIRADLLRRGALRAVVALPVGAAPPYNIPLHLWVLRRPGRTPAAPEVLLADTGRFAGEARGGPDWQAVRDAVLEAWRAFARGERSAERPGLARAVPVIELLDDDVDLAPARHLPPSGPADGVEQLTAVRERLGVTLRLTADLTPPPAEPVAPARRPLTTVGELARGGALVLRTGGTGGHTRVPVLTDHDVLAGTAPSGTLPESDEEAVLTEPGDVVLPVLGGGSVARVIDGTTGGAALGRNLVLLRPDPAALDPWFLAGFLRGTANHRRASSYASTATRLDVRRLQLPRLPLDEQLRYGARFRALDEFERALRHASRLGEQLVRGMYDGLTDGTVAPD; from the coding sequence GTGCAGGACAACGCGACAGAGGTGACCGCCGCCGGTATCGCGCGGCTCGCCGGAGTGGGCCGGGCGGCGGTCAGCAACTGGCGTCGCCGGCACGCCGACTTCCCCAAGCCGGTGGGCGGCACCGAGACCAGCCCCTCCTTCGCGCTCGCCGAGGTGGAGGCGTGGCTGCGTCGGCAGGGCAAGCTCGCCGAGGTCCCGCTGCGTGAACGCGTCTGGCAGCAGCTCGCCGGGCATCCGGAGGGCCCGGTCACCGCCCTCGCGTACACGGGCTGCGTCCTGCTGCTCATCCATGAGCGCCCCACCGTCTGGCTCGACGTGAGCGCGGGCTCCGACGAGCGGCTGGCCGAGCTGCTGCCCGGTGCCCTGGAGCAGGTGCTCACCCCGCGCTTCGGTGCCCCGAACGCCTCCGGTGTTCACACCGGAGGGGGTGGTGTTCACACCGGCGAGGCCGGAGCCCCCTCGCCGGCGAGGGGCGGCGGGCCCGCTGTGAACACCGGCCAGACGCCCCCGGCGAGCCCCGCGCACGCCGCGACCGCACCCGCCGCGAGCCCCGCGCACGCCGTGACCCCCGAGCACACGGCGACCCCCGCGCCCGCCGCCGTACCCGCCGCGCCCGGCGCGACCCCGCCCGCCCCCGCCACCCCCGCGGCCCCGGCCCCAGCGGCCCCGGCCCCCGCGATCCCCGTCCCGGCCGGCGACCGGCTCCTCGCCTCCGCCCCCCTGCTGCGCGGGGCGGCCGAGCTGGCCGCCGGGACGGGGGCGCGGCAGACCTTCGAGTTCCTGCTGGGCCGGCACCTGGACGCCAACCCGCGCCAGTACACGCTCACCCCGGCCGAGCTGGCCCGGCTGATGGCCGACCTCGCCGGACCCGCCCGCACCGTCCTGGACCCGGCCTGCGGCACCGGCGCTCTGCTGCGCGCCGTGGACCCGCGCCCCGACCAGGAGCTGTACGCCCAGGACAGCTCCGCCGACCTCGCCGCGCTGACCGCGCTGCGCCTCGCCCTGCGGTCCCGGGCCACCGTCCGCGCCGCCGCGGGCGACACCCTGCGCGGCGACGCCCACCCCGGGCTGCGGGCCGACGCCGTCCTGTGCCATCCGCCGTTCAACGAGCGCAACTGGGGCCACGACGAACTGGCCTACGACCCCCGCTGGGAGTACGGCTTCCCCGCGCGCACCGAGTCCGAGCTGGCCTGGGTCCAGCACGCGCTGGCCCGCCTGGCCGACGAGGGCACCGCCGTCCTGCTCATGCCGCCGGCCGCCGCCTCCCGCCGGTCCGGGCGCCGGATCCGCGCCGACCTGTTGCGCCGGGGCGCGCTGCGGGCCGTGGTCGCGTTGCCGGTCGGCGCGGCACCGCCGTACAACATCCCGCTCCACCTGTGGGTGCTGCGCAGGCCGGGCCGGACGCCCGCGGCGCCCGAGGTGCTGCTCGCCGACACCGGGCGGTTCGCGGGCGAGGCGCGCGGCGGCCCGGACTGGCAGGCGGTGCGGGACGCCGTCCTGGAGGCCTGGCGCGCCTTCGCACGCGGGGAACGGTCGGCGGAACGGCCGGGCCTGGCACGTGCCGTACCGGTCATCGAACTGCTCGACGACGACGTGGACCTCGCGCCCGCCCGGCACCTGCCGCCGTCCGGGCCGGCCGACGGCGTCGAACAGCTCACGGCGGTGCGCGAACGCCTCGGCGTGACCCTGCGGCTGACCGCCGACCTCACCCCGCCGCCCGCCGAACCGGTGGCGCCCGCGCGCCGGCCGCTCACCACCGTCGGCGAACTCGCGCGCGGCGGCGCGCTGGTGCTGCGCACCGGCGGCACCGGCGGCCACACGCGCGTGCCCGTGCTCACCGACCACGACGTGCTCGCCGGGACCGCGCCCTCCGGGACGCTTCCGGAGAGCGACGAGGAGGCCGTGCTGACCGAACCGGGCGACGTCGTCCTGCCGGTGCTCGGCGGCGGCTCGGTGGCGCGCGTGATCGACGGAACGACCGGGGGCGCCGCCCTGGGCCGCAACCTCGTGCTGCTGCGCCCCGATCCCGCGGCGCTCGACCCCTGGTTCCTCGCCGGCTTCCTGCGCGGCACCGCCAACCACCGCCGGGCCAGCAGCTACGCCTCCACCGCCACCCGCCTGGACGTCCGCCGCCTCCAGCTGCCCCGGCTCCCGCTGGACGAACAGCTGCGCTACGGCGCGCGGTTCAGGGCCCTCGACGAGTTCGAGCGGGCGCTGCGTCACGCGAGCCGGCTGGGGGAGCAGTTGGTGCGCGGGATGTACGACGGGCTCACGGACGGCACCGTCGCGCCGGATTGA
- a CDS encoding HNH endonuclease family protein, translating into MTRLRGGTITLVAVMAVAVTGCKNGQITGSSGPRETGRGGAALAAADALTVKGRAPKTGYARERFGTAWADTDSNSCDTRDDILKRDLKEVRFTGGTCKVSYGLLEPDPYSGKDITYRRGRSQVDIDHVVALSDAWQKGAKYWTVGKRIALANDPLNLIAVDASTNRGKGDGDTATWVPPNKSYRCSYVAAQVAVKKKYELWVTAAEKAAMKKVLATCPDQKLPSGGNPTEAPKRFRAR; encoded by the coding sequence GTGACGCGTCTGAGGGGCGGGACGATCACCTTGGTGGCCGTCATGGCGGTCGCCGTGACCGGCTGCAAGAACGGGCAGATCACGGGATCCTCCGGTCCGCGGGAGACCGGGCGCGGGGGAGCGGCCCTGGCCGCCGCCGACGCGCTGACCGTCAAGGGACGGGCCCCGAAGACCGGTTACGCGCGCGAGCGCTTCGGCACCGCCTGGGCCGACACCGACTCCAACTCCTGCGACACCCGCGACGACATACTCAAGCGCGACCTGAAGGAGGTGAGGTTCACCGGTGGCACCTGCAAGGTCAGCTACGGCCTGCTGGAGCCGGACCCGTACTCGGGCAAGGACATCACCTACCGGCGCGGCCGCAGCCAGGTCGACATCGACCACGTCGTCGCCCTGTCGGACGCCTGGCAGAAGGGCGCGAAGTACTGGACCGTTGGCAAGCGGATAGCCCTGGCCAACGACCCGCTCAACCTCATCGCGGTCGACGCGAGCACCAACCGCGGCAAGGGCGACGGAGACACCGCCACCTGGGTCCCGCCCAACAAGTCCTACCGCTGCTCCTACGTGGCCGCCCAGGTGGCCGTGAAGAAGAAGTACGAGCTGTGGGTCACCGCCGCCGAGAAGGCCGCGATGAAGAAGGTCCTCGCCACCTGCCCGGACCAGAAGCTCCCGTCGGGCGGCAACCCGACCGAGGCACCGAAGCGGTTCCGGGCGCGGTGA
- the mfd gene encoding transcription-repair coupling factor yields MSLHGLLDAVVKDPALAEAIEAAADGNRMHVDLVGPPAARPFAVAALAREAARPVLAVTATGREAEDLAAALRSLLPEEGVVEYPSWETLPHERLSPRSDTVGRRLAVLRRLAHPRPDDPETGPVSVVVAPVRSVLQPQVKGLGDLEPVALRTGQTADLNEIVQALAAAAYARVELVEKRGEFAVRGGILDVFPPTEEHPLRIEFWGDDVEEIRYFKVADQRSLEVAEHGLWAPPCRELLLTDDVRARARALAEEHPELGELLNKIAEGIAVEGMESLAPVLVDDMELLLDVLPKGAMAVVCDPERVRTRAADLVATSQEFLQASWAATAGGGDAPIDVGAASLWSIADVRDRARELDMMWWSISPFAADEELDAGTLKLGMHATETYRGDTARALADTKGWLADGWRTVYVTEGHGPAARTVEVLGGEGIAARLDVDLGEISPSVVHVACGCIDYGFVDPALKIAVLTETDLTGQKAAGRDGARMPARRRKTIDPLTLEPGDYIVHEQHGVGRYIEMVQRTVQGATREYLVVEYAPAKRGQPGDRLYIPTDQLEQITKYVGGEAPTLHRLGGADWTKTKARAKKAVKEIAADLIKLYSARMAAPGHAFGPDSPWQRELEDAFPYAETPDQLTTIAEVKEDMEKSVPMDRLICGDVGYGKTEIAVRAAFKAVQDGKQVAVLVPTTLLVQQHYGTFSERYGQFPVNVRALSRFQTDTEAKAVLEGLKDGAVDVVIGTHRLFSSETKFKDLGLVIVDEEQRFGVEHKEQLKKLRANVDVLTMSATPIPRTLEMAVTGIREMSTITTPPEERHPVLTFVGPYEERQIGAAIRRELLREGQVFYIHNRVESIDRAAARLREVVPEARIATAHGQMSEGALEQVVVDFWEKKFDVLVSTTIVESGIDISNANTLIVERGDTFGLSQLHQLRGRVGRGRERGYAYFLYPPEKPLTETAHERLATIAQHTEMGAGMYVAMKDLEIRGAGNLLGGEQSGHIAGVGFDLYVRMVGEAVADYRRQLETGEIEEEPPLEVKIELPVDAHVPHDYAPGERLRLQAYRAIASANSEEDVKAVREELTDRYGKLPEPVENLLLVAGLRMLARACGVGEVVLQGTNIRFAPVELRESQELRLKRLYPGTVIKPSVHQVLVPRPKTAKVGGKPLVGRELLGWVGEFLASILGS; encoded by the coding sequence ATGAGCCTGCACGGTCTGCTCGACGCCGTCGTCAAGGACCCCGCCCTCGCGGAAGCGATCGAGGCGGCGGCGGACGGCAACCGCATGCACGTCGACCTCGTCGGTCCCCCGGCCGCCCGCCCCTTCGCGGTCGCCGCCCTCGCCCGCGAGGCCGCCCGCCCGGTGCTCGCCGTGACCGCGACGGGCCGCGAGGCCGAGGACCTCGCGGCGGCCCTGCGCTCGCTGCTGCCCGAGGAGGGCGTCGTCGAGTACCCCTCCTGGGAGACCCTCCCGCACGAGCGGCTCAGCCCCCGCAGCGACACCGTCGGCCGCCGCCTCGCCGTCCTGCGCCGCCTCGCCCACCCCCGCCCCGACGACCCCGAGACCGGCCCGGTCTCCGTCGTCGTCGCGCCCGTGCGCTCCGTGCTCCAGCCGCAGGTCAAGGGCCTCGGCGACCTGGAGCCCGTGGCGCTGAGGACCGGCCAGACCGCCGACCTGAACGAGATCGTGCAGGCCCTCGCGGCCGCCGCCTACGCGCGCGTGGAGCTGGTCGAGAAGCGCGGCGAGTTCGCCGTGCGCGGCGGCATCCTGGACGTGTTCCCGCCCACCGAGGAACACCCCCTGCGCATCGAGTTCTGGGGCGACGACGTCGAGGAGATCCGCTACTTCAAGGTCGCCGACCAGCGCTCCCTCGAAGTCGCCGAGCACGGCCTGTGGGCCCCGCCCTGCCGCGAGCTGCTGCTCACCGACGACGTGCGCGCCCGCGCGCGCGCCCTCGCCGAGGAGCACCCGGAGCTGGGCGAACTGCTCAACAAGATCGCCGAGGGCATCGCGGTCGAGGGCATGGAGTCCCTCGCCCCCGTCCTCGTCGACGACATGGAACTGCTCCTCGACGTCCTGCCCAAGGGCGCCATGGCCGTGGTCTGCGACCCGGAGCGGGTCCGCACCCGCGCCGCCGACCTCGTCGCCACCAGCCAGGAGTTCCTCCAGGCGTCCTGGGCGGCCACCGCGGGCGGCGGCGACGCCCCGATCGACGTGGGCGCCGCCTCCCTGTGGTCCATCGCCGACGTCCGCGACCGCGCGCGCGAACTGGACATGATGTGGTGGTCCATCTCGCCGTTCGCCGCCGACGAGGAGCTGGACGCGGGCACCCTCAAGCTGGGCATGCACGCCACCGAGACCTACCGCGGCGACACCGCGCGGGCGCTCGCCGACACCAAGGGCTGGCTCGCCGACGGCTGGCGCACGGTCTACGTCACCGAGGGCCACGGCCCGGCCGCCCGCACCGTCGAGGTGCTCGGCGGCGAGGGCATCGCCGCCCGCCTGGACGTCGACCTCGGCGAGATCAGCCCCTCCGTCGTCCACGTGGCCTGCGGCTGCATCGACTACGGCTTCGTCGACCCGGCGCTGAAGATCGCCGTCCTCACCGAGACCGACCTCACCGGCCAGAAGGCCGCCGGCCGCGACGGCGCCCGCATGCCGGCCCGCCGCCGCAAGACGATCGACCCGCTCACCCTGGAGCCGGGCGACTACATCGTGCACGAGCAGCACGGAGTCGGCCGCTACATCGAGATGGTGCAGCGCACCGTGCAGGGCGCCACCCGCGAGTACCTGGTCGTGGAGTACGCCCCCGCCAAGCGCGGCCAGCCCGGCGACCGCCTCTACATCCCCACCGACCAGCTGGAGCAGATCACCAAGTACGTCGGCGGCGAGGCACCCACCCTGCACCGCCTCGGCGGCGCCGACTGGACCAAGACCAAGGCGCGCGCCAAGAAGGCGGTCAAGGAGATCGCCGCCGACCTGATCAAGCTCTACAGCGCCCGCATGGCCGCCCCCGGCCACGCCTTCGGCCCCGACTCCCCCTGGCAGCGCGAGCTGGAGGACGCGTTCCCGTACGCGGAGACCCCCGACCAGCTCACCACCATCGCCGAGGTCAAGGAGGATATGGAGAAGTCGGTCCCGATGGACCGCCTGATCTGCGGCGACGTCGGCTACGGCAAGACCGAGATCGCGGTCCGCGCCGCCTTCAAGGCCGTGCAGGACGGCAAGCAGGTCGCCGTGCTCGTCCCCACCACCCTGCTGGTGCAGCAGCACTACGGCACCTTCTCCGAGCGGTACGGACAGTTCCCGGTGAACGTGCGGGCCCTGTCCCGGTTCCAGACCGACACCGAGGCCAAGGCCGTTCTGGAGGGCCTGAAGGACGGCGCGGTGGACGTCGTCATCGGCACCCACCGCCTGTTCTCCTCGGAGACGAAGTTCAAGGACCTCGGCCTGGTCATCGTCGACGAGGAGCAGCGCTTCGGCGTCGAGCACAAGGAGCAGCTGAAGAAGCTCCGCGCCAACGTCGACGTGCTGACCATGTCGGCCACCCCGATCCCGCGCACCCTGGAGATGGCGGTCACCGGCATCCGCGAGATGTCCACGATCACCACCCCGCCCGAGGAACGGCACCCGGTGCTCACCTTCGTCGGGCCGTACGAGGAGCGGCAGATCGGCGCGGCCATCCGGCGCGAACTGCTGCGCGAGGGACAGGTCTTCTACATCCACAACCGGGTCGAGTCCATCGACCGGGCGGCCGCGCGGCTGCGCGAGGTCGTCCCCGAGGCACGCATCGCCACCGCCCACGGCCAGATGTCCGAGGGCGCGCTGGAGCAGGTCGTCGTGGACTTCTGGGAGAAGAAGTTCGACGTGCTGGTGTCGACCACGATCGTCGAGTCCGGCATCGACATCTCCAACGCCAACACGCTGATCGTGGAGCGCGGCGACACCTTCGGCCTCTCCCAGCTGCACCAGCTGCGCGGCCGCGTCGGCCGCGGCAGGGAGCGCGGTTACGCGTACTTCCTCTACCCGCCGGAGAAGCCGCTGACGGAGACCGCGCACGAGCGGCTCGCCACCATCGCCCAGCACACCGAGATGGGTGCGGGCATGTACGTGGCGATGAAGGACCTGGAGATCCGCGGCGCCGGAAACCTGCTCGGCGGCGAGCAGTCCGGGCACATCGCGGGCGTCGGCTTCGACCTCTACGTCCGCATGGTCGGCGAGGCCGTCGCGGACTACCGGCGGCAGCTGGAGACCGGCGAGATCGAGGAGGAGCCGCCGCTCGAGGTCAAGATCGAACTGCCCGTCGACGCGCACGTCCCGCACGACTACGCGCCCGGCGAGCGGCTGCGCCTGCAGGCCTACCGCGCCATCGCCTCCGCCAACTCCGAGGAGGACGTCAAGGCCGTCCGCGAGGAGCTCACCGACCGCTACGGCAAGCTGCCCGAGCCGGTGGAGAACCTGCTGCTGGTGGCCGGGCTGCGGATGCTGGCGCGCGCGTGCGGCGTCGGCGAGGTCGTGCTCCAGGGCACCAACATCCGGTTCGCCCCGGTCGAGCTGCGCGAGTCTCAGGAGCTGCGCCTCAAGCGGCTGTACCCGGGCACGGTCATCAAGCCGTCCGTGCACCAGGTGCTGGTTCCGCGCCCGAAGACCGCCAAGGTCGGCGGCAAGCCGCTCGTCGGCCGTGAACTGCTCGGCTGGGTGGGCGAGTTCCTCGCCTCGATCCTCGGCTCGTGA